In one Serinus canaria isolate serCan28SL12 chromosome 2, serCan2020, whole genome shotgun sequence genomic region, the following are encoded:
- the RAB12 gene encoding ras-related protein Rab-12: protein MEPGSGLPQRRAGGGGLDLGAGSAAGSPALSGAQSRRRKQPPRPADFKLQVIIIGSRGVGKTSLMERFTDDTFCEACKSTVGVDFKIKTVELRGKKIRLQIWDTAGQERFNSITSAYYRSAKGIILVYDITKKETFDDLPKWMKMIDKYASEDAELLLVGNKLDCEVDREITRQQGEKFAQQITGMRFCEASAKDNFNVDEIFLKLVDDILKKMPLDVIRNELSNSILSLQPEPEIPPELPPPRPHVRCC from the exons ATGGAGCCGGGCTCGGGGCTGCCGCAGCGcagggcggggggcggcgggctGGACCTCGGGGCGGGCTCGGCGGCGGGGTCGCCGGCGCTCTCGGGGGCGCAGTCCCGCCGCAGGAAGCAGCCGCCGCGCCCGGCCGACTTCAAGCTGCAGGTGATCATCATCGGGTCGCGGGGGGTGGGCAAGACCAGCCTTATGGAGCGATTCACCGACGACACCTTCTGCGAGGCCTGCAAGTCCACCGTGG gtgttgattttaaaatcaaaacagtaGAGctaagaggaaagaaaattagattACAAATCTG GGACACAGCAGGTCAGGAGAGATTCAACAGCATTACCTCAGCTTATTACAGAAGTGCCAAGGGAATTATTTTGGTGTATGATATCACCAAGAAGGAAACATTTGACGATTTACCAAAATGGATGAAAATGATTGATAAG TATGCTTCAGAAGATGCAGAGCTTCTATTAGTTGGAAATAAACTGGACTGTGAAGTTGATCGAGAGATTACTcggcagcagggagagaag TTTGCACAGCAAATAACTGGGATGCGGTTCTGTGAAGCAAGTGCCAAGGATAATTTTAATGTGgatgaaatatttctaaaactTGTTGATGACATTCTGAAAAAG atGCCACTGGATGTTATAAGAAATGAGTTGTCCAACAGTATCCTGTCCCTGCAACCAGAGCCAGAAATCCCACCAGAACTGCCTCCTCCAAGGCCTCATGTCCGTTGCTGTTGA